A genomic region of Arachis stenosperma cultivar V10309 chromosome 9, arast.V10309.gnm1.PFL2, whole genome shotgun sequence contains the following coding sequences:
- the LOC130949828 gene encoding uncharacterized protein LOC130949828, translating into MPFRWRYVNFAELVNKSKLVEECIKKVTVVKVSRQGFPPRRLSNHQTAGRSVHFKARGIRQCKNLQVGNITDRRMGKNGGKVRQGNGKRAHQAYINTACKYCRKEHDNRSCQFGSPKCYACRELGHIAKDCPKGFTRNPVSTQHQGRVFAITIDNVVQSNTLIQGQAMSRIDF; encoded by the exons ATGCCC TTTCGCTGGAGATACGTAAATTTTGCCGAATTAGTCAACAAGAGCAAGTTAGTGGAAGAATGTATTAAGAAAGTGACTGTGGTTAAAGTGAGTCGCCAAGGATTTCCACCAAGGCGTCTTAGCAATCATCAGACAGCTGGGAGAAGTGTGCATTTTAAAGCACGTGGCATACGACAGTGTAAGAACCTACAAGTTGGTAACATTACTGATCGCCGTATGGGTAAGAATGGAGGTAAAGTAAGGCAAGGTAATGGTAAACGAGCCCATCAGGCTTACATAAACACTGCATGTAAGTATTGCAGAAAAGAGCATGATAACAGGTCTTGCCAGTTTGGATCACCTAAATGCTATGCTTGTAGAGAACTTGGACATATTGCCAAGGATTGTCCAAAGGGATTTACTCGAAATCCAGTTAGCACTCAACATCAAGGACGAGTGTTTGCTATCACTATTGACAATGTTGTGCAATCGAACACCCTCATTCAAGGTCAGGCTATGTCAAGAATCGATTTCTAA